In Streptomyces sp. P3, one DNA window encodes the following:
- a CDS encoding carbohydrate ABC transporter permease, translated as MATLPAVDRPPAVVAPAPAVRPRQGFRRYWHLYAAISPFYLLFLCFGLIPVGFSLYLSFHRWDGLGSMEWAGLSQYRYLLGDSQFWSSIGTTVVIWALATFPMILLAMVTAVLLNSAVRLKTLYRVAYFLPNVTSVVAIAIVFGSVFSTNFGLVNAFLQAVGFEQIAWLNTPWGIRIAVATLMTWQWTGYNAIIFLAGLQTVPGELYEASRMDGAGPVQTFFRITLPMMRPVLLFVLVVSTVTGLQSFSEPQVLLQNTSNDSTFSGGPGHAGRTMVLYFFQQTFDNNDFGYGAAVAWGIFLVVVLFSIINWRLVQRRGED; from the coding sequence ATGGCCACCCTCCCCGCAGTCGACAGACCCCCGGCCGTCGTGGCGCCCGCGCCCGCCGTCCGGCCCCGCCAGGGGTTCCGCAGGTACTGGCACCTGTACGCCGCGATCTCGCCCTTCTATCTGCTGTTCCTCTGCTTCGGCCTGATCCCGGTCGGCTTCTCGCTCTATCTGTCGTTCCACCGCTGGGACGGCCTCGGCTCGATGGAGTGGGCGGGGCTGTCGCAGTACCGGTACCTGCTCGGCGACTCCCAGTTCTGGAGCTCGATCGGGACCACGGTCGTCATCTGGGCGCTGGCCACCTTCCCCATGATCCTCCTGGCGATGGTGACGGCCGTGCTGCTCAACTCGGCGGTCCGTCTCAAGACCCTCTACCGGGTCGCGTACTTCCTGCCGAACGTCACCTCGGTGGTGGCGATCGCGATCGTCTTCGGCTCGGTGTTCTCCACCAACTTCGGCCTGGTGAACGCGTTTCTGCAGGCCGTCGGCTTCGAACAGATCGCCTGGCTGAACACCCCGTGGGGCATCAGGATCGCCGTCGCCACGCTGATGACCTGGCAGTGGACCGGCTACAACGCGATCATCTTCCTGGCCGGCCTGCAGACGGTCCCCGGCGAGCTGTACGAGGCGTCGCGCATGGACGGCGCGGGTCCCGTGCAGACGTTCTTCCGGATCACCCTGCCCATGATGCGCCCGGTGCTGCTGTTCGTGCTCGTCGTCTCGACGGTCACCGGTCTGCAGAGCTTCTCCGAACCCCAGGTCCTGCTGCAGAACACCTCGAACGACTCGACGTTCTCGGGCGGTCCGGGACACGCCGGCCGGACCATGGTCCTCTACTTCTTCCAGCAGACCTTCGACAACAACGACTTCGGCTACGGCGCCGCCGTGGCGTGGGGCATCTTCCTCGTCGTCGTCCTCTTCTCGATCATCAACTGGCGGCTGGTGCAGCGCCGGGGCGAAGACTAG